From Williamwhitmania sp., one genomic window encodes:
- a CDS encoding YiiX/YebB-like N1pC/P60 family cysteine hydrolase has translation MAGLLLQACNHQPAEKPFALQSGDLLFQDMDCGDMCTAIETVTQGWHGAKLSHVGIAVVDSNGHVEVLEAISKGVSLTPLSSFLKRSADTSGHPKVIVGRLNIPNSEQLAKDAVKRAMTYLGMPYDTVFNINNKAYYCSELVYFSYKDSLGNPLFNLKPMTFNEPVTGTVFPVWKSYFEAMHVPVPEGKPGINPGGISRSDKIDIIHVYGNPEGMEINTTN, from the coding sequence ATGGCAGGACTACTCCTGCAAGCCTGCAACCACCAACCTGCAGAAAAACCATTTGCGCTGCAGTCGGGTGATCTGCTTTTTCAGGATATGGACTGCGGCGACATGTGCACTGCCATAGAAACGGTTACGCAAGGCTGGCATGGAGCCAAGCTATCGCACGTGGGTATTGCGGTGGTCGACAGCAATGGACACGTGGAGGTTCTTGAGGCAATCTCGAAAGGGGTTTCACTAACGCCGTTGAGCAGCTTCCTAAAGCGCAGTGCCGACACCAGCGGCCACCCAAAGGTAATTGTGGGCCGGCTCAACATTCCCAACTCCGAACAGTTGGCCAAGGATGCTGTAAAAAGAGCCATGACCTATCTTGGAATGCCCTACGATACCGTCTTCAACATCAACAACAAGGCATACTACTGCAGCGAGCTGGTTTACTTTTCCTACAAGGATTCGCTGGGCAATCCCCTATTCAACCTCAAACCCATGACCTTCAACGAACCGGTAACTGGCACTGTTTTCCCGGTTTGGAAGAGCTACTTTGAGGCCATGCACGTTCCTGTTCCGGAGGGAAAGCCGGGCATCAACCCTGGTGGTATTTCGCGATCGGACAAGATTGATATTATCCACGTATATGGCAACCCAGAAGGCATGGAAATTAATACTACCAACTAA